A part of Phytoactinopolyspora mesophila genomic DNA contains:
- a CDS encoding DUF2264 domain-containing protein encodes MTSSPITGWTRETWAALADRMLLGVRPYASAGHARITLPGAAGGYGSDVDGLEGFARTFLLAGFRLAGEHGRDPERLPGLAEWYADGIAAGVDPSSPERWVRPEEHAQAKVEAASIALILDLTRPWIWDRLSSSVQERVVDYLGSVVGDSGYPRCNWVWFRIVVETFLRSVGGPWSASDIEDDLATHESFYREDGWYADGDERSFDHYVGWAMHLYPVLWSRMRGATGDSGGPGVLDLAASRQDVDRARLERFLQDYLRLVGADGSPLIQGRSLVYRFAAAAPLWLGAFAGVGKPGQLRRAASGIVAHFAENGAPDGRDLLTLGWHGEWRHLAQSYSGPSSPYWATKGMLGLALPAEHPVWTAAEEPLPVERADGVSVVHAPGWLLSGTKRDGTVRVINHGTDHAVEGAQVGDSPLYARLGYSTATAPLLSTRAWGNPVDQSVALLDVDGRATHRAGMHTLRIGVVGDGAQRAAVGASVARARWVSADHEQRDHGSGRPGETRDAAAITVVSILRGSWEVRCVRVDSLPDQPGAVSLAQRLRIGGWALADQISVQSVADEPPARPGARVRRASLESVISAGDGFDEAGVHTDDDASPLGTHSATPWVAGPVLPGQWRSVVVGLWGEPEPGDGSALQREPTIVLDSERAHIRIGWPDEQWTEVELPPAPVENVPGPETN; translated from the coding sequence ATGACATCGTCGCCGATCACCGGTTGGACCCGGGAAACCTGGGCGGCACTGGCGGACCGGATGTTGCTCGGCGTGCGCCCGTACGCCTCCGCCGGTCATGCCCGCATCACCCTTCCCGGTGCCGCGGGTGGCTATGGCTCCGACGTCGACGGGCTGGAAGGTTTCGCCCGGACGTTCCTTCTCGCCGGGTTCCGGCTGGCTGGTGAACACGGGCGTGATCCAGAACGCCTCCCTGGTCTCGCCGAGTGGTATGCGGACGGGATCGCGGCGGGAGTCGATCCGTCGTCGCCGGAACGCTGGGTGCGTCCGGAGGAACACGCTCAGGCGAAGGTGGAGGCCGCCTCGATCGCGCTGATCCTCGACCTGACCCGGCCGTGGATCTGGGATCGGCTGTCGTCGAGTGTCCAGGAGCGGGTGGTCGACTACCTCGGCTCGGTGGTCGGAGATTCGGGATATCCGCGCTGCAACTGGGTGTGGTTCCGGATTGTGGTGGAGACCTTCCTCAGGTCGGTCGGCGGACCCTGGTCGGCGTCGGACATCGAGGACGATCTGGCGACCCACGAGTCGTTCTACCGCGAGGACGGCTGGTATGCCGACGGTGACGAGCGGTCCTTCGACCACTACGTCGGCTGGGCCATGCACCTGTATCCGGTGCTGTGGTCCAGGATGCGCGGCGCGACGGGCGACTCGGGCGGGCCGGGCGTGCTGGATCTGGCCGCGAGCAGGCAGGACGTGGACCGTGCCCGGCTCGAGCGATTTCTGCAGGACTATCTCCGCCTGGTCGGTGCCGATGGGTCGCCGCTGATCCAGGGGCGCAGCCTCGTGTACCGGTTCGCCGCCGCGGCGCCGCTGTGGCTCGGCGCGTTCGCTGGTGTCGGGAAGCCAGGTCAGCTGCGCCGGGCCGCCTCGGGGATTGTCGCGCACTTCGCGGAGAACGGTGCGCCGGACGGCAGAGATCTGCTGACGCTGGGGTGGCACGGCGAGTGGCGGCACCTTGCTCAGAGCTATTCCGGACCGTCGTCGCCCTACTGGGCCACGAAGGGGATGCTCGGGCTGGCTCTGCCGGCTGAACACCCGGTGTGGACGGCAGCCGAAGAGCCCCTCCCGGTGGAGCGGGCCGACGGCGTCTCGGTCGTCCACGCGCCCGGTTGGCTGCTCAGCGGTACAAAGCGGGACGGAACTGTGCGGGTGATCAACCACGGCACCGACCATGCCGTCGAGGGGGCGCAAGTCGGGGATTCTCCGCTGTACGCCCGGCTCGGGTATTCGACAGCCACCGCCCCGCTGCTGTCGACTCGCGCCTGGGGAAATCCCGTGGACCAGAGCGTCGCGCTGCTCGACGTCGACGGACGGGCGACGCACCGGGCCGGCATGCACACGCTGCGGATCGGTGTCGTCGGAGATGGCGCTCAGCGCGCTGCCGTCGGCGCGTCGGTCGCCCGAGCCCGTTGGGTGAGTGCCGACCATGAGCAGCGCGACCATGGATCCGGTCGCCCGGGAGAGACCAGGGATGCCGCGGCGATCACCGTCGTGTCGATCTTGCGCGGGTCCTGGGAAGTGCGATGCGTCCGTGTCGACTCGCTGCCGGACCAGCCTGGAGCCGTGAGCCTGGCGCAGAGGCTGCGCATCGGCGGCTGGGCGCTGGCCGACCAGATATCGGTCCAGAGCGTGGCGGATGAGCCGCCGGCCCGGCCAGGCGCACGGGTCCGCCGCGCGTCCCTCGAGTCGGTGATCTCGGCTGGCGACGGGTTCGACGAGGCAGGGGTGCACACCGACGACGACGCTAGCCCGCTCGGTACACACAGCGCGACACCGTGGGTGGCCGGGCCGGTGCTGCCCGGACAGTGGCGCAGCGTCGTCGTCGGGCTCTGGGGCGAGCCGGAACCGGGAGACGGATCGGCCCTCCAGCGGGAGCCCACGATCGTGCTGGATTCCGAGCGTGCCCACATACGTATCGGTTGGCCGGACGAGCAGTGGACGGAGGTGGAGCTGCCGCCTGCACCAGTGGAGAACGTGCCGGGACCGGAAACGAACTGA
- a CDS encoding NAD(P)-dependent oxidoreductase — protein sequence MDQRSFAMQFSESQLRRLRLLAEVGEPLHADHLDSPSVLRRLREVEVLITSWGCPELTADRLAGAPALRAIFHCAGTVRPFVSEEVWRRQILVTNAAEENAVPVAEFTFAAVVFAGKKAPFLGQDARKYRADWSFVDRRGELSNRGRVVGVVGFSRVGQRVVERLRTLDVEILVADPHADKAAVADAGARLVELPELLRACDILTLHVPALPSTRHLIGAAELALLRDGATVINTARGAVIDTDALVKECAFRRIDAILDVTDPEPLPGDSVLYELPNVMITPHIAGSLGSETQRMSESALDELERYVTGQPPRAAVTADELEVSA from the coding sequence ATGGACCAGCGCAGCTTCGCCATGCAGTTCAGCGAGTCTCAGCTTCGGCGGCTGCGCTTATTGGCCGAGGTGGGGGAGCCTTTGCATGCTGATCATTTGGATTCGCCCTCGGTGCTTCGGCGGTTACGGGAAGTCGAAGTCCTGATCACCTCGTGGGGATGTCCGGAGCTGACGGCTGATCGCCTTGCCGGCGCTCCCGCGTTGCGGGCCATCTTCCATTGCGCCGGCACCGTGCGCCCGTTCGTCAGCGAGGAAGTATGGAGGCGCCAGATTCTCGTCACGAACGCGGCGGAAGAGAATGCGGTGCCGGTGGCCGAGTTCACCTTCGCTGCCGTGGTCTTCGCCGGGAAGAAGGCGCCGTTCCTCGGTCAGGATGCACGTAAGTACCGGGCCGACTGGTCGTTCGTCGACCGGCGTGGCGAGTTGTCCAACCGCGGGCGCGTGGTGGGTGTGGTCGGCTTCTCCCGAGTGGGTCAGCGAGTGGTCGAGCGGCTGCGGACTCTCGACGTCGAAATCTTGGTGGCGGATCCGCATGCGGACAAGGCGGCGGTGGCCGACGCCGGTGCTCGCCTCGTGGAGCTTCCTGAACTCCTGCGTGCCTGCGACATCCTGACCCTGCACGTTCCGGCGCTGCCTTCCACCCGGCATTTGATCGGTGCCGCGGAGCTTGCGCTGCTGCGCGACGGCGCGACGGTCATCAATACCGCGCGTGGTGCCGTCATCGACACTGACGCGCTAGTCAAGGAATGCGCTTTCCGTCGGATCGACGCGATCCTGGACGTCACCGATCCAGAGCCGTTGCCTGGTGACTCTGTGCTCTACGAGCTGCCGAACGTCATGATCACGCCGCACATCGCCGGCTCTCTCGGCTCCGAGACACAGCGGATGAGCGAGAGCGCGCTCGACGAGTTGGAGCGCTATGTGACGGGACAACCGCCGCGTGCGGCTGTCACGGCTGACGAACTGGAGGTCAGCGCATGA
- a CDS encoding heparinase II/III family protein, with amino-acid sequence MSHTQLHTPGPLLAAWGSAATVDAVERQLLPPPDALPTLDLGGADWHRSAASTLSMLSAEAEAERGTPWPQPLASHYARYFRDGVRTAHEDRVFARQHRLTRAVVMAAVTGEDAWVDEAADGVVLLCEQSSWCWAAHDHSPRKNGTVLPDPDDPHLDLGAGEVAAQLAWADHTLGTAFDHHVPGLRARIRREVEQRVLAPFLQRDDWHWLGWDGNVHNWCPWICGNVLVAGLRLIDDEHRRARVVVRALEGVDRYLAALPTDGSVDEGYEYWWNGACRALEALDVLAYATSGALDATRVPTVRETIAFPHRMHLGGEWYLNLADARARPPGNQPWHVLHRWALRIGNEEAARHAASHRVPGPAAYAEYGLGRLLGALTDADWLDAEPASPPLVASVWLPGTQVSLARETAGSPRGLTLAVKGGHNDENHNHNDVGSVVVAVDGVPVLIDAGRPTYTAQTFSPDRYSIWTMQSSWHNVPEVRGTPQSQGRAFHARDMTRVDDGRLDQVRLDLSAAYPATGLERWWRTATLDRHSQRVTIEDAWTFAGGEMSRTSPVGAAEGQAPTVVHYLLAGDVETPAPGRLVIRPLGGARTILLTWDPAHATSHVSTAELHDPMLTGVWGKRVRRLELRVPDDVQGTLVITAEVRA; translated from the coding sequence ATGTCTCACACACAGCTCCACACCCCGGGTCCACTGCTGGCCGCGTGGGGTTCAGCCGCCACGGTCGACGCGGTGGAGCGGCAACTGCTGCCTCCACCGGACGCGCTGCCCACTCTGGACTTGGGCGGGGCGGACTGGCACCGTTCTGCCGCGAGCACCCTCAGCATGCTCAGCGCTGAAGCCGAAGCCGAACGTGGCACACCGTGGCCGCAACCACTTGCCAGCCACTACGCGCGCTACTTCCGCGACGGTGTCCGGACGGCACACGAGGACCGGGTCTTCGCGCGGCAGCATCGGCTCACACGTGCGGTAGTCATGGCCGCCGTGACCGGCGAGGATGCTTGGGTGGACGAGGCCGCCGACGGCGTAGTCCTGCTGTGTGAGCAGAGCTCGTGGTGCTGGGCGGCACACGACCATTCGCCCCGCAAGAACGGCACCGTCCTGCCTGATCCCGACGACCCTCATCTCGACCTCGGTGCAGGTGAGGTTGCCGCGCAGCTGGCCTGGGCCGACCACACCCTGGGCACGGCCTTCGACCACCACGTGCCCGGGCTGCGGGCGCGGATCCGCCGAGAGGTCGAACAACGGGTGCTGGCGCCGTTCCTGCAACGTGACGACTGGCACTGGCTCGGCTGGGACGGCAACGTACACAACTGGTGTCCGTGGATCTGCGGCAACGTGCTCGTTGCCGGCTTGCGCCTCATAGACGACGAACACCGCCGGGCGCGCGTCGTCGTACGAGCACTCGAGGGCGTGGACCGCTATCTCGCCGCCTTACCCACCGACGGTTCGGTAGACGAGGGATACGAATACTGGTGGAACGGCGCCTGCCGAGCGCTAGAGGCTCTAGATGTTCTCGCCTACGCCACTTCCGGGGCACTCGACGCAACGCGAGTACCGACGGTGCGCGAGACCATCGCGTTTCCGCATCGCATGCATCTGGGCGGCGAGTGGTACCTCAACCTCGCCGATGCGCGCGCCCGGCCACCGGGCAACCAGCCTTGGCACGTCCTGCACCGGTGGGCGCTCCGGATCGGCAACGAGGAGGCCGCGCGGCACGCAGCGTCGCATCGCGTGCCCGGGCCGGCGGCATATGCCGAGTACGGGCTTGGACGGCTGCTCGGCGCGTTGACCGATGCCGACTGGCTGGATGCCGAACCGGCGTCGCCGCCCCTGGTAGCCAGCGTGTGGCTGCCCGGCACCCAGGTCAGCCTGGCCCGCGAGACGGCCGGCAGCCCGCGCGGGCTCACCCTCGCTGTCAAAGGTGGCCACAACGACGAAAACCACAACCACAACGACGTCGGCTCGGTGGTCGTCGCGGTCGACGGCGTGCCAGTTCTGATCGACGCCGGAAGGCCCACCTACACCGCCCAGACATTCAGCCCGGACCGCTACTCGATCTGGACCATGCAAAGTAGCTGGCACAACGTGCCTGAGGTCCGCGGAACACCTCAATCTCAAGGCCGTGCGTTCCATGCGCGGGACATGACACGGGTTGACGACGGCCGGCTCGACCAGGTGCGCCTCGATCTCAGCGCCGCCTACCCCGCAACAGGGCTCGAGCGCTGGTGGCGGACAGCGACCCTCGACCGCCACAGCCAGCGGGTGACCATCGAGGACGCCTGGACCTTCGCGGGGGGCGAGATGTCCCGGACATCTCCGGTGGGCGCCGCGGAGGGGCAGGCGCCGACCGTCGTGCATTATCTGCTGGCTGGTGACGTCGAGACGCCCGCGCCTGGGCGACTCGTCATCCGTCCCCTCGGGGGAGCCCGCACTATCCTCCTCACCTGGGATCCCGCCCACGCGACAAGCCATGTGAGCACCGCCGAACTGCACGATCCGATGCTCACGGGGGTATGGGGAAAGCGCGTGAGAAGACTCGAGCTGCGCGTCCCAGACGACGTACAGGGCACACTCGTGATCACGGCGGAGGTACGCGCATGA
- a CDS encoding substrate-binding domain-containing protein produces MTSSEPTVLLPDERREHVLEVLHRHGTVRVNDLAQILGVTPITVRRDIAMLAEQGLLRRIHGGATVPDAGPDTTSRAHAQNSGVAAGEPPPDQSGGTSAQLTFGMVVPSLDYYWPDVIRGVREAAAAAHARVVLRGATYEAADERHQLDRLVEAVGVDGLLVAPTTTGPEGQELVRWLESTTTPVVLVERSAVVGPYNEPMESVVSDHTLGAEVAVRHLAGLGHRRIGLAASVGSPTAPHVRRGWRKATEELGLSSDATPDLHTADHRDAGWPATVDQIIDACLASGTTALLVHSDPEAISIVERCQERGIKVPGDLSVVAYDDQVAGLSDPPLTAVRPHREAIGHAAIALLMARLRDPAADRPLHRVVIGPQLVVRESTAAPVMD; encoded by the coding sequence ATGACGTCATCCGAGCCGACGGTGCTCCTACCGGACGAGCGCCGTGAGCACGTCCTCGAGGTACTGCATCGACATGGGACGGTCCGGGTGAACGACCTCGCCCAGATCCTGGGTGTCACGCCCATCACGGTTCGCCGCGATATCGCGATGCTGGCTGAGCAAGGCCTGCTCCGGCGCATTCACGGTGGCGCCACGGTTCCCGACGCCGGGCCCGACACAACCTCGCGTGCCCACGCGCAGAACTCCGGCGTCGCGGCGGGTGAGCCGCCGCCCGACCAATCCGGCGGGACGTCGGCACAGCTCACCTTCGGCATGGTGGTGCCGTCGCTCGATTACTACTGGCCGGACGTGATCCGCGGCGTCCGTGAAGCGGCGGCAGCCGCGCATGCGCGGGTCGTTCTACGCGGAGCGACATACGAGGCGGCCGACGAACGCCACCAACTCGATCGCCTGGTGGAGGCGGTCGGCGTGGACGGCCTCCTCGTCGCGCCGACCACCACCGGCCCGGAAGGACAGGAACTCGTGCGGTGGCTGGAGTCCACCACTACCCCCGTGGTGCTGGTGGAGCGCTCAGCTGTGGTCGGGCCGTACAACGAGCCAATGGAGTCCGTGGTCAGCGACCACACCCTCGGAGCCGAGGTGGCCGTCAGGCACCTGGCCGGCCTGGGGCATCGCCGGATAGGGCTGGCTGCGTCCGTGGGTAGCCCCACTGCACCACACGTGCGGCGTGGCTGGCGCAAGGCGACCGAAGAACTCGGACTCTCGAGCGATGCCACACCCGACCTGCACACCGCGGATCACCGGGATGCCGGCTGGCCGGCCACCGTCGACCAGATCATCGACGCCTGCCTGGCGAGCGGCACCACCGCGTTGCTCGTGCACTCCGATCCAGAGGCGATCTCCATCGTCGAACGGTGCCAGGAACGCGGTATCAAGGTTCCCGGCGACCTCTCCGTCGTCGCTTACGACGACCAAGTCGCTGGCCTGTCCGATCCGCCGCTCACCGCGGTGCGCCCACATCGAGAAGCCATCGGCCACGCGGCGATCGCCCTGCTGATGGCCAGGTTGCGGGACCCTGCCGCGGACCGGCCGCTCCACCGCGTGGTGATCGGCCCCCAGCTCGTGGTGCGTGAGTCCACCGCCGCCCCGGTTATGGACTGA
- a CDS encoding aminoglycoside phosphotransferase family protein → MDTPAAEVDVDAELVERLVRSQHPDLAGPLTLVAHGWDNVLFRLGSDLSVRLPRRQIAADLVAKEQRWLPELADRVSVGIPGPVRIGVPGEGYPWHWTIGPWFEGQAAADMPPSERAPIAADLASFLAELHVPAPASVPANPVRGVPLSVRADAVEKRLDSGAVPRAEELRRLWKELSATAPWAGPALWVHGDLHAANIVIDTGDGNGSARLAAVIDFGDLTSGDPATDLAVAWMVFEADARADFRAHVDRLSGVDDHTWKRAHAWALCLGTALAAHSDDNPRMAAMGTHALKQVLAGD, encoded by the coding sequence ATGGACACCCCCGCGGCCGAGGTCGATGTCGACGCGGAACTCGTCGAGCGGTTAGTCCGATCGCAGCACCCGGATCTCGCCGGCCCGCTGACTCTCGTCGCACACGGCTGGGACAACGTGCTGTTCCGGCTGGGTAGCGATCTCAGCGTGCGATTGCCACGGCGCCAGATCGCCGCCGACCTGGTGGCGAAGGAACAACGTTGGCTGCCAGAGCTGGCTGACCGGGTCAGCGTGGGTATACCGGGCCCGGTGCGCATTGGTGTACCCGGCGAAGGTTATCCCTGGCACTGGACGATCGGGCCGTGGTTCGAAGGGCAGGCGGCGGCGGACATGCCACCGTCGGAGCGGGCCCCGATCGCCGCGGACTTGGCGAGCTTCCTCGCGGAGCTCCATGTTCCGGCACCGGCGTCCGTGCCCGCCAACCCCGTGCGGGGCGTCCCGCTCAGCGTCCGCGCGGACGCGGTGGAGAAGCGCCTGGACAGTGGCGCCGTCCCGCGCGCCGAGGAGCTGCGGCGGCTCTGGAAGGAGCTCAGCGCGACCGCACCCTGGGCCGGTCCGGCTCTGTGGGTGCACGGGGACCTCCACGCGGCCAACATCGTGATTGACACCGGTGATGGCAACGGGTCCGCGCGGCTAGCCGCCGTCATCGACTTCGGCGACCTCACGAGCGGCGATCCGGCGACAGATCTGGCGGTCGCCTGGATGGTCTTCGAAGCCGACGCCCGCGCTGACTTCCGGGCGCATGTGGATCGGCTTTCCGGCGTCGACGACCACACCTGGAAGCGGGCGCACGCCTGGGCGCTCTGCCTGGGTACGGCGTTGGCCGCACACTCCGACGACAACCCACGTATGGCCGCGATGGGTACGCACGCGCTGAAGCAGGTATTAGCCGGAGACTGA
- a CDS encoding ATP-grasp domain-containing protein, producing MATLLMVESWLHSTGLCLPPIIRRLGHEYILFTKDPALYPPISPGEPHPVIRDAREIVVVDTNDDDATCAAASALAGKRRIDGVLTTCDYYLATVATLARLLELPGAPPDVMRLATQKHLVRAALDGAGLPNPAFAVAADWHDARAAAARIGTPLIAKPVDLNAGTAVERICDEAGLKDAFWGVNSAERNTRGQPLRRLLLMEERLEGEEVSVEALTFKGLTTIIGITDKSLTAPPACVESGHMFPARLSPDIARQVETFAVDALDAIGFTHGLSHIEVMITADGPRIVEINPRQGGGYIFDLVHLVTGIHPLEMLVDLALGQMPALDSRVNAASLDRVAAGDGGQRMAGSVEGATTGLPGSAAVFFVMSPRDGVVSHVSGVERLDADPRVHRWALPTPATARRPRDNDAYLGHVLTVDPAGDGARVRAEELVAALRLHFADGETTPPLIAP from the coding sequence ATGGCAACGCTGCTCATGGTCGAGAGCTGGCTGCATTCGACCGGTCTGTGCCTGCCACCGATCATCCGCAGACTCGGGCATGAATACATCTTGTTCACCAAGGATCCGGCGCTCTATCCGCCGATTTCTCCCGGTGAGCCGCATCCGGTGATCCGCGATGCCCGCGAGATCGTCGTCGTCGACACCAATGACGACGACGCCACCTGTGCGGCCGCCAGCGCACTGGCCGGCAAGCGGCGCATCGACGGCGTACTGACCACCTGCGACTATTACCTCGCCACGGTCGCGACGCTGGCCAGACTGCTCGAGCTGCCCGGCGCTCCTCCGGACGTGATGCGACTCGCGACCCAGAAGCACCTAGTGCGGGCCGCTCTGGACGGGGCCGGGTTGCCCAACCCTGCCTTCGCGGTCGCGGCCGACTGGCATGATGCCCGCGCGGCCGCCGCCCGGATCGGGACTCCCCTGATCGCCAAACCGGTGGACCTGAACGCCGGGACGGCCGTGGAGCGGATCTGCGACGAGGCCGGGCTGAAGGACGCCTTCTGGGGTGTCAACAGTGCCGAGCGCAATACGCGTGGCCAGCCGTTGCGGCGTCTGCTGCTCATGGAAGAGCGGCTCGAGGGTGAAGAAGTCAGCGTCGAGGCGCTGACGTTCAAGGGACTGACCACCATCATCGGTATCACTGACAAGAGTCTGACGGCGCCACCGGCGTGTGTGGAGTCAGGACACATGTTCCCGGCACGGCTGAGTCCCGATATCGCCCGGCAGGTCGAGACGTTCGCCGTGGACGCGCTGGACGCTATCGGTTTCACCCACGGTCTCAGCCATATCGAGGTGATGATCACTGCCGACGGCCCACGTATCGTCGAGATCAATCCCCGGCAAGGCGGGGGATACATCTTCGACCTGGTTCACCTGGTCACGGGGATTCATCCGCTGGAGATGCTGGTGGACCTGGCGCTCGGCCAGATGCCGGCACTGGACTCGCGGGTGAACGCCGCATCGCTGGATCGCGTCGCGGCTGGTGACGGCGGGCAGCGCATGGCCGGGAGCGTCGAAGGCGCGACGACGGGGTTGCCGGGGAGCGCGGCCGTGTTCTTCGTGATGTCGCCGAGGGACGGCGTGGTCAGCCACGTTTCGGGGGTGGAGCGGCTGGATGCTGACCCGCGGGTGCATCGTTGGGCTCTCCCGACCCCCGCCACCGCGCGTCGTCCGCGAGACAACGACGCCTATCTGGGGCACGTCCTCACGGTAGACCCGGCGGGCGACGGTGCCCGAGTGCGGGCCGAGGAATTGGTGGCCGCACTCCGCTTACACTTCGCCGACGGTGAAACCACCCCTCCACTCATCGCCCCGTGA
- a CDS encoding nicotianamine synthase family protein, with translation MTLLPAVAAPPAAGCAATTICDIYRELDSHPDLRPGPRVDELFSRLVRLVISTPDEQAADILGDPVVRGLTPRLRELCARGEFELETFWADTIAAGEDPHAELARFPYLENYQLLCRMELDAVTKAVQRPIRSMAFAGSGPLPLSSLVLAQELGITIDNLDHNPGAVDTSRRLAARLRLDNLRVHAADVAAADLSRYDVVILAALVGSSPAEKAAVLRRISVSMSPGAVLLIRSARGLRTLLYPEVDPQAIDGFEVLDVIHPSGEVINSAILARVTGTAAVPGPRNGMEH, from the coding sequence GTGACCCTGCTTCCGGCCGTCGCGGCTCCGCCTGCCGCGGGATGCGCCGCCACAACTATCTGTGACATCTACCGCGAACTCGACAGCCACCCAGACCTGCGGCCCGGTCCACGCGTGGACGAGTTGTTCAGCCGTCTGGTGCGTTTGGTTATCTCCACGCCGGATGAGCAGGCGGCCGACATCCTCGGTGATCCGGTCGTGCGCGGTCTTACACCACGGTTGCGAGAGTTGTGCGCCCGCGGCGAGTTCGAACTAGAGACCTTTTGGGCCGACACCATCGCGGCCGGTGAGGATCCACATGCCGAGCTGGCCCGGTTCCCGTATCTGGAGAACTACCAGTTGTTGTGCCGGATGGAACTCGACGCTGTCACCAAGGCTGTGCAGCGCCCGATTCGCTCGATGGCCTTCGCCGGGTCGGGTCCGCTGCCGCTGAGCTCGCTGGTCCTGGCTCAGGAGCTCGGCATCACGATTGACAACCTAGATCACAATCCAGGAGCAGTGGATACTTCGCGCCGGCTGGCCGCTCGGTTGAGGCTCGACAACCTCCGCGTTCATGCCGCGGACGTCGCGGCGGCGGACCTTTCGAGATACGACGTCGTCATCCTCGCCGCCTTGGTCGGTTCGAGCCCGGCTGAGAAGGCCGCTGTGCTGCGTCGTATCTCGGTGTCCATGTCGCCCGGCGCGGTGTTGCTCATCCGCAGCGCCCGTGGCTTGCGCACGCTGCTGTATCCAGAGGTAGATCCGCAAGCGATCGACGGCTTCGAAGTCTTGGATGTCATCCACCCGAGCGGCGAGGTCATCAACTCGGCGATCCTGGCCCGGGTCACCGGGACGGCAGCGGTCCCAGGCCCTCGCAACGGAATGGAACACTGA